The DNA window AGTGAGAGCACCAATGGATTACATCCCCATGCTTGTTTTCTGCTTCATTTCATTTCTGATTGTAAGAACAGCCACACCTACTGACACCATAAACACAGCTCAGTTCATCAGAGATGGAGACACTATAGTTTCAGCTGGTGGGACCTATGAATTAGGATTTTTCAGCCCCGGGAAATCCAAAAACCGATACTTGGGGATATGGTATGGCAAAATATCTGTCCAGACAGCAGTTTGGGTTGCCAACAGAGAAACTCCACTTAACGATTCGTCAGGAGTTGTAAGGCTTACCAACGAAGGACTTCTTGTCCTTCTCAATCGTAGTGGAAGCATCATTTGGTCTTCCAACACATCAGCACCTGCTAGGAATCCAGTTGCACAGCTTTTGGATTCAGGAAACCTTGTTGTGAAAGAGGAGGGTGATAATAACATGGAAAATTCCTTGTGGCAGAGTTTTGAACATCCATCTAACACACTATTACCGGGCATGAAGGTAGGACGGAATATAATAACTGGCATGGAGTGGCACTTGACATCATGGAAGTCACAAGATGATCCTTCCAGAGGTAATGTTACAGGCGCCCTTATTCCTGGTGGATATCCTGAGTATGCAGCGGTGGAAGATTCGAAACTGAAGTATCGAGGTGGGCCATGGAATGGTCTGGGGTTCAGTGGCTTGCCTCGGATGAAACCAAATCCATTATAcacatttgaatttgtttttaatgataagGAGATATTTTTCAGAGAAAATCTTGTTAATAACTCAACGTATTGGAGGGTCGTCTTAAGTCAGAGTGGTGATATCCAGAACCTTCTCTGGATCGAGCAAACTCAAAGTTGGTTTCTTTATGAAACAGCAAATACAGATAATTGTGAAAGTTATAACCTCTGTGGCGCAAATGGTATCTGTAGCATTGACCACTCTCCAGTTTGCGATTGCTTGAATGGATTTGTACCAAAAGTTCCAAGAGACTGGAAGAAGACAGATTGGTCAAGTGGTTGCGTTAGAAAGACTGCACTAAATTGTTCCAGAGATGGGTTTCGGAAGCTCAGAGGTTTGAAGATGCCGGAGACAAGAAAATCATGGTTCAACAGGAGTATGAACCTGGAGGAGTGCAAGAACACATGCTTGAAGAACTGCAGCTGTACTGCGTATGCAAACTTGGACATCAGGGATGGAGGAAGCGGTTGCTTGCTTTGGTTCAATGATTTGATTGATATGAGAACTTTCCTTCAAAATGAGCAAGACATTTTTATACGGATGGCTGCATCAGAACTAGGTATGAATTTTTCCTCAGATTAGAgaagtcgttttttttttttttttttattattattattattattattattattaaaattcgaAATATATTCAAACTAGTAAGCTGATACAAcgtttaaaaatcttaaaaccaaGCTATATAGTCTCTGAGCGTATCCAAACCTTTCCTTGCAAGGCTATCGGCAATAGAGTTTCCTTGCTTGAATGATCCAGATCATATATGGCCAATGAAAACTTTCCAGCCATAATAACTaaccaaacaaatacaaaagGCATTTGGCATTTCCTCTTTTTAACACCAGTTTTTCTGTACCATGTTATAGATAACGGTGACTCTGCGAAGGTTAATAGCAAATCCAAAGTGAAGAAAAGGATCATAGTAAGCTCTGTGTTGTCCACTGGGATTCTGTGCATTGGCCTATGCTTGGTCTTGTATGTTTGGAAAAAGAAGCAGCAGAAAAACAGTACGTATTCACACCATCAAAATCTAAGTATTCCTATCGCACCAGTCCTGGATCATCAGATAGCaagattggtttttaaaaataaaaaaaattgaatttgattttcagTAATATAAGGTATGACTGTAAGTTGTTCAAAGCCCAGTTTTGTTTGATGCTATAAAAATCTTGAGTTTAGCAGCAAATAGAGATCCTTTGTCTTTCTTTCTATGTTTTCAACAAGCATAACAGTTATCCTGACAAGGAAAAATGACAGGTAATTTGCAAAGAAGATCAAATAACAAGGACTTGAAGGAAGAACTAGAATTACCCTTCTTTAACATGGATGAGTTGGCTTgtgcaacaaataaattttcTGTATCCAATAAACTAGGAGAAGGGGGTTTCGGACCTGTTTATAAGGTAATAATTATCTTTAAACAGCCGTGCAATATAGCTTCTGACTTTTCATGGTACAAACTCCAGGAACCAATGGAGTTCTGTGGTATTGAAATTGTTCCACTACAGAACCAacctttttttagcataaaaggATGACTGATTGGAAAGAATTCCTGAACAGATACAAGCTGCATGAAATTAATTCTCTAAGAATTCAGCAGACAACGTATGATTTGCTTATGATGCTGAGTAATTATTTACAGGGAACATTAACAGATGGACGAGAAATAGCTGTCAAGAGGCTCTCTAAGAATTCAAGACAAGGACTTGATGAGTTCAAAAATGAAGTCAAACATATCGTGAAACTTCAGCACCGGAATCTAGTGAGTCTTCTTGGATGCTGCATTGAAGGAGATGAAAATATAGTGGTCTACGAGCTTTTGCCTAACAAAAGCTTGGACTTCTACATTTTTGGTATGAATCTCACAAAACTTTTCAAAAAGCTAATCCAATGTTTCAAATTTAGCACTATTGAGCTTCCAAAATGGATTTGACATCAATTGTTTAGCCATTTATTGAGCATCGTTCAAAGCCCAACATTTATGACAAATTCTGCCATTTATGCATATGTAATTGTAACTCAAAATTCATTGATCGTAACTTATCATCTCCTTTTTTCTTGTTCCTTCACCAACATTTATGAGTCTGATAAGAGATGTAATGGATTGACTTGGGCAGATGAGACTCGAAGCTTGCTACTAGACTGGTCTAAGCGCTACAACATCATCAACGGGATTGCTCGAGGActcctttatcttcacaaaGATTCGAGACTAAGAATAATCCACAGAGATCTCAAAACCAGCAATATTTTGTTGGATTACgaaatgaatccaaaaatctCAGACTTTGGCCTGGCTAGAAGttttggagaaaatgaaactgaaGCCAATACTAATAAAGTGGCTGGAACGTAGTGAGTGTCTTCATCTCCATCATACGCATTTTATCTTCATAGTCTGCAAATGGAACTTAAAATTCTATGAATACATGCAGTGGTTACATATCTCCAGAGTACGCAAATTATGGGCTCTACTCGCTAAAATCAGACGTCTTCAGCTTTGGAGTATTGGTGCTAGAGATAGTGGGTGGCTATAGGAACAGAGGATTCCGTCATCCAGATCACCACCTCAACCTTATTGGGCATGTAGGAGTCAAAGCTATGTTActtattatctttaatttcaatatattcttGAGTACTTTTTTTCAGAAACCAGATGCCTGCACATGTTTAATGTGTAATTGACAGCATGGTTTTGTGTATCAGGCTTGGATACTGTTCAAACAAGGCAGGCCTCTGGAACTGGCTGCGGGATCAAAAGTTGAAACACCCTATTTGTCTGAAGTGCTACGTTCAATTCATGTGGGGCTGTTGTGTGTGCAAGAAAATCCAGAAGATAGACCAAACATGTCATATGTGGTTTTGATTTTGGGTAATGAAGACGAATTGCCTTATCCTAAACAACCAGGATTCTTCACTGAAAGGGATCTTGTTGAAGCAAGCTATTCATCGAGCGAGAGCAAACCACCTTCGGCAAACGTATGCTCAGTTTCAGTGTTAGAGGCAAGATAGattacttgtatttttattcttaagaaAACTTGTGTGCTTGTTTTGCGTGGTCTTGATGTTTGTGATCGTGTGCTCATAAAAACTCTACTGAATGTTTTCCATGGCAAGGTTAATTTCCAggaaattattaacatttttcagtgaaagaaaaaaaaaggaaaagtttagaagttaaaatttaacccaaatacaaatacaactcAAGCTTTTAGAGGGGAGGGACTCCATCAAACTGGGCTCTCGGCTTGGCTCGATTGAGGCCTAGACTTGGGtgtattgtaaaataattttttgcacTACAAAACATTAGTTTATCCTAACTTAAATTTGAACTTGGGTCTGGCCCTTAAAGAATTACCAGTCCATTCCATGAATGGTAAAACTAATTAGTTTTCTTCTAGAAGGATTTTTGTAGATCTGAACAGCTTTTTCAGGTCAAAAGACATGTAATTTAAAGCTataaatttttaggtttaattcaaattttatggaGGGTAATCAAAGCTAATAAGAGAATTTTATCAGCTTTTGGTTCctaaatttgtttataaaagGGATTGAAGAAGAGTGTTTTCAAGTTAGTTTTTCTGCACTGTTTGGATAGATTTATCTACAGAATATGACATTCTTTGGCACATATTTTGCATCTTAAATCCTATGAAGGTTTTTTAAGCTTTattcctctttcttttcctcATAATCTAGAGCATAGTTTCAATCCTTATAGAAGGAcattaagtataatttatttttatctgttGAAAATTGTTTACGAGTACACTTAAAGAAGACAGTGTTGTTGAAATCCTGTGAAGCTTATTGAAGTGAGTTTTTTTACACAAAATGAGGAGCAATAAAGCCTCAAGGATAATTGATTTTAACtttggcaataaaaaaaaatgagattggTAATATTCTAAAATCGTTAACAAGTAATTACtttaaattggttttgtttaagtatatttttttatacaaatttagTATACATGCTAGAATTGTATTTCTATATCTTATGCAAGTCTACATATTGACTTAATATGCAtgctatcatttttttattgcacgATTACCATGTTCTTGTTGGGTCCTAAAATCTATACACGCATCGATAACGATAAATTTAAGGTAATATTTGGGAGTCCCTATTATTCCATTAGATAGATCTAGAGCTGTATCGTTTGCATGTGAATTATGTGATCAAGTGCTCACGAGTAGGGGCGGAGATTAGTGGGGGCCTTAGGCCCCTGCAAAAGtcttaagattttataactagactgaactactttttttaaaaaaaatggaaaacgtTGTCATTTTCCATTAAAGATATAAATctctaattaataataatttagattacTGCATCTCTCTTCGTGAATGTGTGAGGGTGagttttctcttatattttagtTCTCTAACAAACCAAATCGACTTATCGAAGAATAACTGTCTTCATATTGTCATCCTATACTTTTTATTCACGAACTATTATTCATTGGATGGGGTAATCAGATTTTAATAGTGTTGGTGCTTATGTTCAaggttatctttgtgtcacacttccAAACCTAATTTCTTGGCTTTTCGAGAGTTGTATCGTTTCCATATGAGTTTTGTCACCAAGTTCTCACAAGTAGAGGCAGAGCTAGGGGGAGTTTAGTTGAGGCTAAGCCCCTGCAAAAGtcttaagattttataactAGACCCAACtctatcttatatatatataaggaaaacGTTGTCTTTTTCCATAAGAGATATAAATCCCTAGTTAAAAAGACAATAGCCACACCAGCAACCCAAAATCCTCCCTTCCTCTATTGTTTTCCCTGGCCCTCACATACCAAAATCCTTCAATTAAGATGGTTTAAAATTCTCCTTGCTTTTTTCTAAGCCACAACAAAGAATATTTAATGGGCAACAATATAGTTTTCATATGTAGCATGGACTCCATATTAATGTGGAATCCTTATGGTGTAtggaaacaattattttatccttattatAATAGAAATCTATCATTAAATAAGTTTCCAAGTCCACTAAGAATATTTTACAAACAAGAAAACTAAAGAGGAGACaacttcagatttgattctcctaacTTGTACAAGACTTCTAAAAGGGCAGTAAATGtaatcctatcatatttaagatattaaattcggatttattattgttattattattttcttgttagtttagggtttatttatattattgagtttaattgtaagtggacaTCATATAAGTCTATATAATGGGTCCATTAGAGTTTGTTTTAGTCTAGagtcaatataaataaaggcataaccagatATGTAAGTGATACAATTccaattaataaaatttcttcaatAGGTGTTGATGTTTTCTCTCAACCCTTCCAATTTGTTCAGGTGTTTCAACACAAGATAATTGATAAATGATGCCatgctcttgaaaaaaaaaaaacaggcatATTAAACTCTTGTCCATTATCTAATCTAAGAGTTTGAATATTGATGTTGAAATGAGTATGAACACAAGCTAGAAAGTTGGTAAGAATAGCTCTAGTTTCTTAtttgaatttcattaaaaataactagGTGAATGTAGCGTAATCATCAACAATGGTAAGGAAGAATCTATAACTAGAATAAGAAGGAATAGAAAAAGGTCCCCAAATATCAATGTGAACTAATTGAAAGGCTTGATTGGATTTATTAGTTGACAAAGGTAAAGGAAGCCTTTTTTGCTTAGCTAAAGGGCAAAACTCGCTGATAGAATTGCTAGTAACTGTTATAGAACTACTTaggagattaattttttatgctggAATATGGCCTAAAAAAATGCCAAAGATCAGTGGCAACGATACATGATTTGACTAATGAACTAGAAGGCAAGCCAATAGAGCTGGGAAGGATTTCAGTATTAGATTGAGCAAAAGGTCTGTGAAAATGGTATAGGCCAAATTGAACTTCAGCAAGCTCAATCATCCTCCATTTGCTTAGATCCTTCAAGAtacattttatttgaagaaaaaataatccaatagAATTATCAGCAGTTAATCTTGAGAAAGAAACAAGATTGACATCAAAGGATGGAACATAAAGAGCGTTGTGTAAAATGATATCAGGAGAACATTTAACAGTTCCAGTAAAACAATTAGAACCGTTTGACCATTTGGTAAATGAACCTTGGAAGGAGTTCTAggcaaaataattgaataaaaaagaagagggcTACAGATCATATGATTTGTTGCTCCTGTATCAAGAATCCAAATGAGTTGATTCTGTGATGAAGAAATGGTATgacaagaagaagacatacctaATGCAAATGCAACATTAGTAGTAGAGTTTAAGTTTGAGTTGGAAATGCTATTGGCAAGAGTGAGCAGATTTTGGATTTGCTCTCAAGAGAAAACAATGTTGGGAGTGCTAGAATTTTGTGGATAACCTTTGAAAATTCTTGCCAATAGTTGGTGTATAAACAAATCTTTTTCCTCTTAGCCCCTTCTATCCAGGAGGTTATCCAATTAGCTAAAAGCATTTATCAACAAGAAGTCCTGAATAACCATAATGAGAGTAGATTGCACCAAACTTTCCTTTCTGTTTAGTAAAATGATTGGCGTATGTTGAACCTGGTCTTGAGGATTGATTCATAGTTTATTCAAGAGCCATTGCTTGTGAATCAATAGAAATGCCAACTGTATTTGTCAAAGACCTCTGACTCTCTTCTtgcaaaagtaaagaaaaaactctACCCATAGATGGTAAAGGAGATTGAAACAATAGTTGACTCCTGACTACAGAATAGGAATCATGAAGACCCataagaaatttcaaaacataatctGATTGTTGTCGATCTATCAGATGTTTCATAATATTACATAAGCAAAGATCAAGATTTCCACATTTGCAACTGGGAATTGGACAATAATTGATGTATTCATCTCACAAAGCCTTGAATTCACTGAAATACACAGTGACAAATTTGGAATTCTGAGAAATAGAACTTAAAGATTTCTCCAAAGAGAGAACCCTTGGTATCACTTCTAAGATATCTAATACTTAGTTCTTCCCAAATATCAAAAGTTGTTGTCAAGTAAAGAAGACTACTATGGATATCCTTGGCAATGGAAATCATTAGCCAAAATAGAACAAGATTGTTAGATCTTAGCCAGGCCACACGAAGTGATTGATCAGTGGTGATAGGGTGAGCTAGAGAAGCTAGAGAACCATCAACAAaggcaatttaattttttactattaaagcAATTGACATGGATCGACTCCATACAATGTAATTCTCACCAGTGAAGATCTTAGAGACTAGAAGAGCACCAGGATTATCAGAAGGATGCAAGTAGTAGTAGCTGGATGAATCATTAGAAAGGTTCTCAACAGAGGCATTGGATGAACAATTATGTGCCGTAGAAGCATTATCCTCAAGATGATCAGACATTGTGAAGTTTTGGAAAGATCAAGAAAATGGTGAAAAGAAATGTGTAGACAGATATCTAATTATCATAAATGTattctgataccatgtaaaacTACACATAAATAATTTGTGCAAAAGAGAAATGTGAAActtaagagaagaaaaatatgttCTACTTGAAAAGgaattcccttttcttttgatatatcTTCCATATATTACTTTCTTTATAGGATGGTGTGAATATATATAGACTTTGATCTGCTACAACTAACTATAGCTGCTATAACTAACTTTAATTGCTAAAACTAATTATAACTGCTATAAATGACTTTACCTACTAACCATGATTACAGACTTTAACTCCATTGTATCAATAGCATTCTGTATATTCCAACACTTTTTTCTAAGCCACAACaaagaaattcaattcaagtctggtttattttcaatttatggcAAGTTAACTTCTCATTTTTACTTCTCTCCATAGGTTTCAACAAACAAATTTATAAGTAGATTGTATAAGGTGCTCCTTGGATAGTTGGATTAGCCAATATTGGTAATATGCTTAGGTTCTTCTAGTAGATGAATTCATTACACgagtttatttgttaattttttgttgttttcatttttgtaTAGCTTATAAAGTgtgtttgtcaattttttttattagggttTGTTTAGGAAATGTCATAATGATTGtgattcaaaatgttttttttatttaaaaatatattataataatatatattttttatttttaaaaaagttatttttaacatcaatatatcaaaacaacttaaaaatatataaaaaaataatatttttttaaaaataaatttttaagagaGCACTATGCAAAACACACCCTAGCTTTGCTCAGGACAATGcaccttttcattttcatataatgtcataattaatttttgtctctttttatttttattttattctttctatttatttttagttttgctatattttctataaaaatgatgaaaaaacaatgaaaaaatgataataaaaatgacgatgaaaaatatgatgatgaaaaaccaataaaaaattgaaatgaatgaagaataaattaatatttgggtCGAgacaatataaattgaaagtttggggacttaattaaactttggattagtttaattaattaagtcaagagtttaattgaagaattgataagtttggaggcttaattgaacttgaaattagtttaattaatgcaaTTAGTGTCttaattgaaaacaataccaaAGTTTGGAGTTGAATTCGATCAAAATTGCAAGGAATTAAAGTACAAGTACCAAAGTGAAAAGGCAGGGGTATTGagcttaattgattttttaagaggtagttttgaaagaattaaaagttgaagagtTAATTAAGGACTAGATTGAAACATTTAGAATACAAGGACAATTTTGTAAAGGGCTCTAAACTCGAGTGGTCCTATTGCAATTTATCCATGGCAcgaaattacaaaacaaaaggagcGAATTTCCTGATTAAGGggtttaattacaaaattgaaaaacgtcagagagcaaaataaaaatgatcattTCCCATCTCAAAACGGTGTCGTTTCAAAGAGCATTGATCACCACCTTCCTCGTTACACCAGGGAAGCCGTTTCAgcaggaagaagaaggagcaaTTCGCTCAGCTGCCCATGATGCAATACGTTACTGAAACGTATATATGGCATTCTCCGGCTATAAAGACAGAGAAAGAAAGGCCACGAGGGAGGAGGACCCAGATCAGGGGGGAAGAATAAACGCAAAAACCAGGAGAGGAGAAGACTGACGCAAATGAGCCGAACACAACAAAGATCAGGGGACTGAGAGCAAACCGAGAGAACCAGAGGACGAACTGAGAGACCAAAAAGGAATAGGGAAAACCCACGAACAGGGGAACGAAAAAAAAACACgctggagagagagagagagagagagcgagagaaagagggagagacagagaaaaactaaaacagaaaaaaagaacagaaaaggaaGCGAAAAGCGAGAAGGCAACAGAGAAGAACAACGAAATGAAGAGTAGAAACAGAAGTGCACCACTGTTTTCAAGCTTTGGTCTTCAGCAGCAACAGGTCTGAAACTAGTAACAGTACTGGGCCGGCCCGGctgaaaaaaatcagaaaacagCTGAGATTGAGCTGTGCTGGGCCTGGCCCAGCTTGCCCAATCTATTTTGGGCCAAGATTGTGTTTCATAAAACACACCATGGTTTTTTACTCCTTTATTTTCACCCTTTTCTATTTTGATatcttagcaaaaaaaaaaaactttttgaatatcaaacaaattctaaaacaatttgttgatttttttgaatttatttataagtacctcttgtttttttaggtattttactatataatcaaatatgtgaatttttattgtaaaatacaaatccagtgtacgatatattttttttaaataaaaaaaatatatgtatgcattgatttaaatttatttcattggtTTATTTATTGAGGTTAGATTCAGGaatatcaaacttttttttttttgctacataATATATACCAACATTAGATTGAAAAGTATTCGTAACCGAATATTTACTAGCACTAAAGTCAGAAATATTACAGGTATACCATCAAAGATAAAACACAACAAACTCttagaaatttaaaacaaaaccagcaatgcattCTGTCTTATGAATGAtgcttaaggggtgataatgTCATTTATTTTAAGTAACTAGTTCTatgccatagaatctctgttgactagtTAAGATTTTTATTGACTATATTATTAGGTTACCATGTTCTTATTGGGTCTTGAAATCCATACACG is part of the Populus alba chromosome 10, ASM523922v2, whole genome shotgun sequence genome and encodes:
- the LOC118051987 gene encoding G-type lectin S-receptor-like serine/threonine-protein kinase At4g27290; translation: MDYIPMLVFCFISFLIVRTATPTDTINTAQFIRDGDTIVSAGGTYELGFFSPGKSKNRYLGIWYGKISVQTAVWVANRETPLNDSSGVVRLTNEGLLVLLNRSGSIIWSSNTSAPARNPVAQLLDSGNLVVKEEGDNNMENSLWQSFEHPSNTLLPGMKVGRNIITGMEWHLTSWKSQDDPSRGNVTGALIPGGYPEYAAVEDSKLKYRGGPWNGLGFSGLPRMKPNPLYTFEFVFNDKEIFFRENLVNNSTYWRVVLSQSGDIQNLLWIEQTQSWFLYETANTDNCESYNLCGANGICSIDHSPVCDCLNGFVPKVPRDWKKTDWSSGCVRKTALNCSRDGFRKLRGLKMPETRKSWFNRSMNLEECKNTCLKNCSCTAYANLDIRDGGSGCLLWFNDLIDMRTFLQNEQDIFIRMAASELDNGDSAKVNSKSKVKKRIIVSSVLSTGILCIGLCLVLYVWKKKQQKNSNLQRRSNNKDLKEELELPFFNMDELACATNKFSVSNKLGEGGFGPVYKGTLTDGREIAVKRLSKNSRQGLDEFKNEVKHIVKLQHRNLVSLLGCCIEGDENIVVYELLPNKSLDFYIFGMNLTKLFKKLIQCFKFSTIELPKWI
- the LOC140954233 gene encoding G-type lectin S-receptor-like serine/threonine-protein kinase At4g27290 encodes the protein MNPKISDFGLARSFGENETEANTNKVAGTYGYISPEYANYGLYSLKSDVFSFGVLVLEIVGGYRNRGFRHPDHHLNLIGHAWILFKQGRPLELAAGSKVETPYLSEVLRSIHVGLLCVQENPEDRPNMSYVVLILGNEDELPYPKQPGFFTERDLVEASYSSSESKPPSANVCSVSVLEAR